Proteins co-encoded in one Methylobacterium sp. WL1 genomic window:
- a CDS encoding RNA-binding S4 domain-containing protein, whose protein sequence is MREGRQRLDKWLWFARFARTRSLAARLSEDGFVRVNGTRAENPAKGIVIGDVVTVAAPHATLAVRVLALGERRGPAPEARALYEDLAGVQTAIEPPE, encoded by the coding sequence ATGCGGGAGGGTCGGCAACGGCTCGACAAATGGCTGTGGTTCGCGCGGTTCGCGCGGACCCGCTCCCTGGCCGCGCGCCTGTCCGAAGACGGCTTCGTGCGGGTGAACGGAACCCGAGCCGAGAACCCGGCCAAGGGCATCGTGATCGGCGACGTGGTGACTGTGGCCGCTCCCCACGCGACCCTGGCCGTGCGCGTACTCGCCCTCGGTGAGCGGCGGGGACCTGCCCCGGAGGCGCGGGCTCTTTACGAGGACTTGGCTGGCGTACAGACGGCGATCGAGCCACCCGAGTGA
- the fdxA gene encoding ferredoxin FdxA, translated as MTYVVTDNCIKCKYMDCVEVCPVDCFYEGENMLVIHPDECIDCGVCEPECPAEAIKPDTESNLETWLKLNADYAKSWPNITQKKDAPSDAKEWDGVSGKLEAHFSTNPGSGD; from the coding sequence ATGACCTACGTCGTCACTGACAACTGCATCAAGTGCAAGTACATGGACTGCGTCGAGGTGTGTCCGGTGGACTGCTTCTACGAGGGCGAGAACATGCTCGTCATCCATCCGGACGAGTGCATCGATTGCGGCGTCTGCGAGCCCGAGTGCCCGGCTGAAGCGATCAAGCCTGATACCGAGTCGAACCTCGAGACGTGGTTGAAGCTGAACGCCGACTACGCCAAGAGCTGGCCGAATATCACCCAGAAGAAGGACGCGCCGTCGGACGCCAAGGAGTGGGATGGCGTCTCGGGTAAGCTCGAGGCGCATTTCTCCACCAACCCTGGCTCGGGCGACTAG
- a CDS encoding CarD family transcriptional regulator, which yields MTTAKKTTTVGRQGFKTGEAVVYPAHGVGRITAIEEQEIAGYKLELFVVSFEKDKMVLRVPTAKANSVGMRKLAEPDLVKKALDVLTGRARIKRTMWSRRAQEYEAKINSGDLLAVTEVVRDLFRSEAQPEQSYSERQLYEAALDRIVREISSVNRITETEALKLIEQSLAKSPRRAKSEAEPEAEAEGEGDDIQEVAA from the coding sequence ATGACCACAGCCAAGAAGACGACGACCGTTGGCCGGCAAGGCTTCAAGACCGGTGAGGCCGTCGTATATCCGGCCCACGGCGTCGGTCGCATCACCGCGATCGAAGAGCAAGAGATCGCGGGCTACAAACTTGAGCTGTTCGTCGTCTCGTTCGAGAAGGACAAGATGGTTCTGCGCGTCCCGACCGCCAAGGCCAACTCCGTCGGCATGCGCAAGCTCGCCGAGCCGGACCTGGTAAAGAAGGCGCTAGACGTGCTGACCGGCCGCGCTCGGATCAAGCGCACCATGTGGTCGCGTCGGGCTCAGGAATACGAGGCCAAGATCAACTCTGGCGACCTGCTGGCCGTCACCGAGGTGGTGCGCGACCTGTTCCGCTCAGAGGCGCAGCCCGAGCAGTCCTACTCGGAGCGCCAGCTCTACGAGGCTGCCCTGGACCGGATCGTGCGTGAGATTTCCTCGGTCAACCGCATCACCGAGACCGAGGCGCTGAAGCTGATCGAACAGAGCCTGGCCAAGTCCCCACGCCGCGCCAAGAGCGAGGCCGAGCCGGAGGCGGAAGCCGAAGGTGAGGGCGATGACATCCAGGAAGTCGCTGCCTGA